A region of Rhizorhabdus wittichii RW1 DNA encodes the following proteins:
- a CDS encoding thioesterase superfamily protein (PFAM: thioesterase superfamily protein), with amino-acid sequence MTIGGGGAPGACADASSAYAGTTMTELFDSSSLKRLMDGHAGEIGLRRVDHGDDWAELAFDYDPRLAMNAANGVLASGPIISLIDSASGLAIAAKIKAVRPMATLDLRIDYVRAAPPGRAITARATCYKVTRSVAFVRCVAHDGDPADPIAHSLATFFFTGD; translated from the coding sequence ATGACGATAGGGGGTGGAGGCGCCCCTGGGGCTTGCGCCGATGCTTCAAGCGCTTATGCCGGAACGACCATGACCGAACTGTTCGATTCCTCCTCCCTGAAGCGATTGATGGACGGCCATGCCGGGGAGATCGGCCTGCGCCGCGTCGACCATGGCGACGACTGGGCCGAACTCGCCTTCGACTATGACCCGCGGCTGGCGATGAACGCCGCCAACGGGGTGCTCGCCTCCGGCCCGATCATCTCGCTGATCGACAGCGCGTCGGGCCTCGCCATCGCCGCGAAGATCAAGGCGGTGCGGCCGATGGCGACGCTCGACCTGAGGATCGACTATGTCCGCGCCGCGCCGCCGGGCCGCGCGATCACCGCGCGGGCGACCTGCTACAAGGTGACGCGCAGCGTGGCCTTCGTCCGCTGCGTCGCGCATGACGGCGATCCGGCCGATCCGATCGCCCATTCGCTCGCCACCTTCTTCTTCACGGGGGACTGA
- a CDS encoding protein of unknown function DUF6, transmembrane (PFAM: protein of unknown function DUF6, transmembrane), whose product MSSSLSTRPRFDVQLAAAYAALIGSITAFCVGTSFAKRLFPLVGAEATSAYRVGFAALILLTVWRPWRGRITRADLFATMRYGAAMGMMNLCFYMALRTIPLGLAIAIEFSGPLAVSLLHARRPAHFAMVGLAVAGLALLLPIGPGDHGLDPVGIMFALGAGLCWALYILFGKRLGHLPGGQSVSIGMATAALIVVPIGIHQGGLALLDPRLMALGLGAAILSSAIPYSLEMVALKRLSHNSFGIFLSLEPAAGALAGVALLGEHLTALQWLAVLLVVMASAGTMLSAEPSEAPPSAGS is encoded by the coding sequence ATGAGCAGCAGTCTCTCCACCCGTCCGCGCTTCGACGTCCAGCTCGCCGCCGCCTATGCCGCGCTGATCGGGTCGATCACCGCCTTCTGCGTCGGCACCTCCTTCGCCAAGCGGCTCTTCCCGCTCGTCGGCGCGGAGGCGACCAGCGCCTATCGCGTCGGCTTCGCCGCGCTGATCCTGCTGACCGTCTGGCGGCCCTGGCGCGGACGGATCACTCGCGCCGACCTGTTCGCGACGATGCGCTACGGCGCGGCGATGGGGATGATGAACCTGTGCTTCTACATGGCGCTGCGCACCATCCCGCTCGGCCTCGCCATCGCGATCGAGTTCAGCGGGCCGCTCGCCGTGTCGCTGCTCCATGCGCGCCGCCCCGCCCATTTCGCGATGGTCGGGCTGGCGGTCGCGGGGCTCGCCCTGCTGCTGCCGATCGGCCCCGGCGATCATGGCCTCGATCCCGTCGGGATCATGTTCGCGCTGGGGGCCGGGCTGTGCTGGGCGCTCTACATCCTGTTCGGCAAGCGGCTCGGCCATCTTCCGGGCGGCCAGTCGGTGTCGATCGGCATGGCCACGGCGGCGCTGATCGTCGTGCCGATCGGCATCCACCAGGGCGGGCTCGCGCTGCTCGATCCGCGGCTGATGGCGCTCGGCCTCGGCGCGGCGATCCTGTCGAGCGCGATCCCCTATTCGCTTGAGATGGTCGCGCTCAAGCGGCTGTCGCACAACAGCTTCGGCATCTTCCTCAGCCTCGAGCCCGCCGCCGGCGCGCTGGCCGGCGTCGCGCTGCTCGGCGAGCATCTGACCGCGCTCCAATGGCTCGCGGTGCTGCTCGTCGTCATGGCCTCGGCCGGGACGATGCTGTCGGCGGAGCCGTCCGAGGCACCGCCGTCCGCCGGGTCCTGA
- a CDS encoding K+ potassium transporter (PFAM: K+ potassium transporter): MRNDIADPEGPPRKGRLREEGMAALTLGALGVVFGDIGTSPIYAFREALGQAAEDGIVAGEILGVLSLALWALILVVTCKYVLFLMRADNNGEGGVLALMTLAQRSTRRRRTLVMALGAIGAALFYGDGVITPALSVLSAVEGLKTIPGLEHSVSRGEILLITSAILIGLFLMQARGTRIVGRLFGPVCLVWFVTIGGIGLIHIADQPAILAALLPHNGVLFMANHGVAGMFVMGAVFLTVTGAEALTADMGHFGAKPIRTGWLAIVFPALALNYLGQGAFALHRLEVASARGVEFVNQDWFFLMAPGLARIPLVILATCATVIASQAVITGAYSLTRQAIQLGLLPRLKIRQTSEHAAGQIYLPTITMLLFVGVMVLVLGFGSSSAMAAAYGVSVSGTMVVTTCLAFLVVRRSWGWGWPLTVAVIVPLLLLDLFFFGANILRIYEGGWVPLIVAGGVGLLIVTWVRGRKLLLAIDQSQAIELEELARMLRARPPERVPGMAIFLSSGMEAAPSALLHNLKHNKILHERNLALTINTVNQPAVPAAQRLDMTNIDENFTRAVLNYGFMESPDIPRDLAFALRHGDNKLEPMQTSYFIGRSTLRPSKHSGMPFWQDLLFIFLYRNASDPTDFFRIPPNRVVELGSQTTI; encoded by the coding sequence ATGCGAAACGACATAGCCGACCCCGAAGGGCCGCCGCGCAAGGGCCGTCTCCGCGAAGAAGGCATGGCGGCGCTGACGCTGGGCGCGCTCGGCGTCGTCTTCGGCGACATCGGCACCAGCCCGATCTACGCCTTTCGCGAGGCGCTGGGCCAGGCGGCCGAGGACGGGATCGTCGCCGGCGAGATCCTCGGCGTGCTCAGCCTCGCGCTGTGGGCGCTGATCCTCGTCGTCACCTGCAAATATGTGCTGTTCCTGATGCGCGCCGACAACAACGGCGAGGGCGGCGTGCTGGCGCTGATGACGCTCGCGCAGCGCTCGACCCGCCGCCGCCGGACGCTGGTGATGGCGCTCGGCGCGATCGGCGCGGCGCTGTTCTACGGCGACGGGGTGATCACCCCCGCCCTGTCGGTGCTGTCGGCGGTCGAGGGCCTCAAGACCATTCCCGGCCTCGAACATTCGGTGTCGCGCGGCGAGATATTGCTGATCACCTCCGCGATCCTGATCGGCCTGTTCCTGATGCAGGCGCGCGGCACGCGGATCGTCGGGCGGCTGTTCGGCCCGGTCTGCCTGGTCTGGTTCGTGACGATCGGCGGCATCGGCCTGATCCACATCGCCGACCAGCCCGCGATCCTGGCCGCGCTGCTGCCGCACAACGGCGTGCTGTTCATGGCCAATCACGGCGTCGCCGGCATGTTCGTGATGGGCGCGGTGTTCCTGACCGTGACCGGCGCCGAGGCGCTGACCGCCGACATGGGCCATTTCGGCGCGAAGCCGATCCGCACCGGCTGGCTGGCGATCGTCTTCCCGGCGCTGGCGCTCAACTATCTCGGCCAGGGCGCGTTCGCGCTCCACCGGCTGGAGGTCGCGTCGGCGCGGGGAGTCGAGTTCGTCAACCAGGACTGGTTCTTCCTGATGGCGCCCGGCCTCGCCCGCATCCCGCTGGTGATCCTGGCGACCTGCGCAACCGTGATCGCCAGCCAGGCGGTGATCACCGGCGCCTATTCGCTGACCCGCCAGGCGATCCAGCTCGGCCTGCTGCCGCGCCTCAAGATCCGCCAGACCTCCGAACATGCCGCCGGGCAGATCTACCTGCCGACGATCACCATGCTGCTGTTCGTCGGGGTGATGGTGCTGGTGCTGGGCTTCGGCTCCTCCTCGGCGATGGCGGCGGCCTACGGCGTGTCGGTGTCGGGGACGATGGTGGTGACGACCTGCCTCGCCTTCCTCGTCGTGCGGCGGAGCTGGGGCTGGGGCTGGCCGCTGACGGTCGCCGTCATCGTGCCGCTGCTGCTGCTCGACCTGTTCTTCTTCGGCGCCAACATCCTGCGCATCTACGAGGGCGGCTGGGTGCCGCTGATCGTCGCGGGCGGGGTCGGCCTGCTGATCGTGACCTGGGTGCGCGGGCGCAAGCTGCTGCTGGCGATCGACCAGAGCCAGGCGATCGAGCTCGAGGAGCTGGCGCGCATGCTCCGCGCCCGGCCGCCCGAGCGGGTGCCCGGCATGGCGATCTTCCTGTCGTCGGGGATGGAGGCCGCGCCGAGCGCGCTGCTCCACAACCTCAAGCACAACAAGATCCTGCACGAGCGCAACCTGGCGCTGACCATCAACACGGTGAACCAGCCGGCCGTGCCCGCCGCCCAGCGGCTCGACATGACCAACATCGACGAGAATTTCACCCGCGCGGTGCTCAACTACGGCTTCATGGAAAGCCCCGACATCCCGCGCGACCTGGCCTTCGCGCTGCGCCATGGCGACAACAAGCTGGAGCCGATGCAGACCAGCTATTTCATCGGCCGGTCGACGCTGCGCCCGTCGAAGCACAGCGGCATGCCCTTCTGGCAGGACCTGCTGTTCATCTTCCTCTACCGCAACGCGTCCGACCCGACCGACTTCTTCCGCATCCCGCCCAATCGGGTGGTGGAGCTGGGATCGCAGACCACGATCTAG
- a CDS encoding transcriptional regulator, MarR family (PFAM: regulatory protein, MarR) → MSENQLSQWMRALVSYVRSGQPDLTNRQMALLLISYITPGPHTVRGLAQQLGVSKPVITRALNTLGSLGYLRRERDDNDRRNIFVAKTEKGAAFLDAFGKSIDLERARG, encoded by the coding sequence ATGTCCGAAAACCAGCTTTCCCAGTGGATGCGAGCCTTGGTCTCCTACGTCCGCTCCGGGCAGCCCGATCTGACGAACCGGCAGATGGCCCTGCTGCTGATCAGCTACATCACCCCCGGCCCCCACACGGTGCGCGGCCTGGCCCAGCAACTGGGCGTCTCCAAGCCGGTGATAACGCGCGCCTTGAATACATTGGGCTCGCTCGGCTATCTGCGCCGCGAACGCGACGACAACGACCGTCGCAACATCTTCGTCGCCAAGACCGAAAAAGGGGCCGCCTTCCTCGATGCCTTCGGAAAATCCATCGATCTCGAGAGGGCCCGCGGCTGA
- a CDS encoding transcriptional regulator, AsnC family (PFAM: regulatory protein, AsnC/Lrp family), with product MFGDFCHWLTRSGKDSDQMTDSIDLDDFDRRIIAIVRRDNQQPARTIADQVGLSESAVLRRLRRLRSGGIIVADVSLIDPSRLAPAITIHVLVELAQSGLKVEQLFARTLESRPEVIGAWNVTGRTDFLVTVSVPSIEAYQRFADEVLASDDNIRGFETLVSLREIVRFDPLRAGDPLPIVMAPKEGHPPAR from the coding sequence ATGTTCGGCGATTTCTGTCACTGGCTGACGAGATCAGGCAAAGATAGCGATCAGATGACGGATTCCATCGACCTCGACGATTTCGACCGGCGGATCATCGCGATCGTCCGCCGCGACAACCAGCAGCCGGCGCGCACGATCGCCGATCAGGTGGGCCTGTCGGAAAGCGCGGTGCTCCGCCGGCTGCGGCGGTTGCGGAGCGGCGGCATCATCGTCGCCGACGTCTCGCTGATCGATCCGTCGCGGCTCGCGCCGGCGATCACCATCCATGTGCTGGTCGAGCTCGCCCAGAGCGGCCTCAAGGTCGAACAGCTCTTCGCGCGGACGCTGGAGAGCCGGCCCGAGGTGATCGGGGCGTGGAACGTCACCGGGCGCACCGACTTCCTGGTGACGGTCAGCGTGCCGTCGATCGAGGCCTATCAGCGCTTCGCCGACGAGGTGCTGGCCTCCGACGACAATATCCGCGGCTTCGAGACGCTGGTCAGCCTGCGCGAGATCGTCCGCTTCGATCCGCTGCGGGCAGGCGATCCCCTTCCCATTGTCATGGCTCCCAAAGAGGGGCATCCTCCCGCGCGCTGA
- a CDS encoding N-acetyl-gamma-glutamyl-phosphate reductase (TIGRFAM: N-acetyl-gamma-glutamyl-phosphate reductase~PFAM: Semialdehyde dehydrogenase, NAD - binding) produces the protein MTAKVFIDGAAGTTGLEIRDRLAGRADIELLAVAEERRKDPAARAEALNAADAVVLCLPDDAAREAVALIANPAVRVIDASTAHRTAADWAYGFAELDPGQREALAGATRISNPGCYPTGFLALVRPLVRAGLLPADTPLSVNAVSGYSGGGKSMIAMFEDPASPDATDTAFRAYALGLGHKHVPEMQKRAGLAHPPIFLPSVARTYRGMLVEVPLHLHLLPGRPTGAAIRELLAAAYEGSRIVRVATDDRPVLTIEQAAGTDRLELFVHADEKAGQARLIAALDNLGKGAAGAAVQNLNIALGLDETEGLRL, from the coding sequence ATGACCGCCAAGGTCTTCATCGACGGTGCCGCCGGCACCACCGGCCTCGAAATCCGCGATCGGCTCGCGGGCCGGGCCGACATCGAACTGCTCGCCGTCGCCGAGGAGCGGCGCAAGGACCCGGCCGCGCGCGCCGAGGCGCTCAACGCCGCCGATGCGGTGGTGCTGTGCCTGCCCGACGACGCCGCGCGCGAGGCGGTGGCGCTGATCGCCAACCCGGCGGTCCGCGTGATCGACGCGTCGACCGCGCACCGCACCGCCGCCGACTGGGCCTATGGCTTCGCCGAGCTCGACCCGGGCCAGCGCGAGGCGCTGGCGGGCGCGACCCGCATCTCCAACCCCGGCTGCTATCCGACCGGTTTCCTGGCGCTCGTCCGGCCGCTGGTCCGCGCCGGGCTGCTGCCCGCCGACACGCCGCTCTCGGTCAACGCCGTCTCGGGCTATTCGGGCGGCGGCAAGTCGATGATCGCGATGTTCGAGGACCCCGCCTCGCCCGACGCGACCGACACCGCCTTCCGCGCCTATGCGCTGGGCCTCGGCCACAAGCATGTGCCCGAGATGCAGAAGCGCGCCGGCCTCGCCCATCCGCCGATCTTCCTGCCCTCGGTCGCCAGGACCTATCGCGGCATGCTGGTCGAGGTGCCGCTGCACCTCCATCTGCTGCCCGGCCGCCCGACCGGCGCCGCGATCCGCGAGCTTCTGGCCGCCGCCTATGAGGGCAGCCGGATCGTCCGGGTCGCGACCGACGACCGGCCGGTACTGACGATCGAGCAGGCGGCCGGCACCGACCGGCTCGAACTGTTCGTCCATGCCGACGAGAAGGCGGGCCAGGCGCGGCTGATCGCGGCGCTCGACAATCTCGGCAAGGGTGCTGCGGGCGCGGCGGTCCAGAACCTCAACATCGCGCTCGGCCTCGACGAGACCGAAGGGCTGCGCCTCTAA
- a CDS encoding protein of unknown function DUF1234 (PFAM: protein of unknown function DUF1234) codes for MAAPRFEHPSAAPLTLLLPDLDGGEPGYWLRHWIDSRIDCRLVDLGQARRPDRNSLVTRLDHALRRLDAPVILVGHGVGALTIAAWAGLMSSESEAAVAGALLIAPGDPAAADADPRLSDFAPLPSEVFSFPALLVASDDDPALSPDRAFSLARQWGAGFARFGACGHFAPADGLGWWPEGEELLDRFIDLVEPGRVRAQAQDGLDRLAQSLPPRDRGSSSPLFRP; via the coding sequence ATGGCGGCACCCCGTTTCGAACATCCTTCCGCAGCGCCGCTGACGCTGCTGCTGCCCGACCTCGACGGCGGGGAGCCGGGCTATTGGCTGCGCCACTGGATCGACAGCCGGATCGACTGCCGGCTGGTCGACCTCGGCCAGGCGCGCCGTCCCGATCGCAACAGCCTCGTCACCCGCCTCGACCATGCGCTGCGCCGTCTCGACGCGCCGGTCATCCTCGTCGGCCATGGGGTGGGGGCGCTGACCATCGCCGCCTGGGCCGGGCTGATGAGCAGCGAGAGCGAGGCGGCGGTCGCCGGCGCGCTGCTGATCGCGCCGGGCGACCCCGCGGCGGCCGACGCCGATCCGCGCCTGAGCGATTTCGCGCCGCTGCCGTCGGAGGTCTTCTCCTTTCCGGCGCTGCTCGTCGCCAGCGACGACGATCCCGCGCTGTCGCCCGATCGCGCCTTCAGCCTGGCGCGCCAATGGGGCGCCGGCTTCGCCCGCTTCGGCGCCTGCGGCCATTTCGCGCCGGCCGACGGCCTCGGCTGGTGGCCCGAGGGCGAGGAGCTTCTCGATCGCTTCATCGACCTGGTCGAGCCGGGGCGTGTCCGGGCCCAGGCGCAGGACGGGCTCGACCGGCTCGCCCAAAGCCTGCCGCCGCGCGATCGCGGCTCCTCCTCTCCGCTGTTCCGTCCCTAG
- a CDS encoding Leucyl aminopeptidase (PFAM: peptidase M17, leucyl aminopeptidase domain protein) — MTDFAGLLLPDRGEPAHRLTPVAADGLDAWLKDQPAQVRALAEAGRFKAKPGELLILPGRKDGEWSAAYGKAKAPGPWDIAAIAQKLPAGTYRIDGDGGDDHLPGALGWLLAHHRFDRYLAKPDPIPARVLLTRDAAAIAPTVALAEAVALVRDLVDTPAADMGPAELADAAEAVAKAHAAEFRVTRGDALDQGYPMIAAVGRAAVRDRAPRLIEIEWGDPAHPRIAIVGKGVCFDSGGLDLKPSSAMLLMKKDMGGAAHALALAGLVMGARLPVRLHLLIPAVENAVAGDAFRPGDILRSRKGISVEIGNTDAEGRLVLGDALARAGEDKPDLILDFATLTGAARVALGPDLPAMFANDDALAAELLAAAVAVSDPVWRMPLWADYAEMIKSTTADINNAGEGGMAGAVTAALFLQRFVPDATPWAHFDTFAWRPSARPGRPKGGDALGLRAAFAMLRARFVTP, encoded by the coding sequence ATGACCGATTTCGCCGGCCTCCTCCTGCCCGATCGCGGCGAACCCGCCCACCGCCTGACGCCGGTCGCGGCGGACGGCCTCGACGCCTGGCTGAAGGACCAGCCGGCGCAGGTCCGCGCGCTCGCCGAAGCCGGCCGCTTCAAGGCCAAGCCCGGCGAGCTGCTGATCCTGCCGGGCCGCAAGGACGGCGAATGGTCGGCGGCGTACGGCAAGGCCAAGGCGCCGGGCCCGTGGGACATAGCGGCGATCGCCCAGAAGCTGCCGGCCGGCACCTACCGGATCGACGGCGACGGGGGCGACGATCATCTGCCGGGGGCGCTGGGCTGGCTGCTCGCGCACCACCGCTTCGACCGCTACCTCGCCAAGCCCGATCCGATCCCCGCCCGCGTGCTGCTGACCAGGGACGCCGCCGCGATCGCGCCCACCGTCGCGCTGGCCGAGGCGGTGGCGCTGGTCCGCGACCTCGTCGACACGCCGGCCGCCGACATGGGGCCCGCCGAGCTGGCCGACGCGGCCGAGGCGGTGGCCAAGGCGCATGCCGCCGAGTTCCGCGTCACCCGTGGCGATGCGCTCGACCAGGGCTATCCGATGATCGCCGCGGTCGGCCGCGCGGCGGTGCGCGACCGGGCGCCGCGGCTGATCGAGATCGAATGGGGCGACCCCGCCCACCCGCGCATCGCGATCGTCGGCAAGGGCGTGTGCTTCGATTCGGGCGGGCTCGACCTCAAGCCCTCCTCGGCGATGCTGCTGATGAAGAAGGACATGGGTGGTGCCGCCCATGCGCTGGCGCTCGCCGGGCTGGTGATGGGCGCGCGGCTGCCGGTGCGGCTCCACCTGCTGATCCCGGCGGTCGAGAATGCGGTGGCGGGCGACGCCTTCCGCCCCGGCGACATCCTGCGCAGCCGCAAGGGGATTTCGGTGGAGATCGGCAACACCGACGCCGAGGGCCGGCTGGTGCTCGGCGACGCGCTCGCCCGCGCGGGCGAGGACAAGCCGGACCTGATCCTCGACTTCGCGACGCTGACCGGCGCGGCCCGCGTCGCGCTGGGGCCCGACCTGCCGGCGATGTTCGCCAATGACGACGCGCTGGCCGCCGAGCTGCTCGCGGCGGCGGTCGCCGTGTCCGACCCGGTCTGGCGGATGCCGCTCTGGGCCGACTATGCCGAGATGATCAAGTCGACCACCGCCGACATCAACAATGCCGGCGAAGGCGGCATGGCCGGCGCGGTCACCGCCGCGCTGTTCCTGCAGCGCTTCGTGCCCGACGCCACCCCCTGGGCGCATTTCGACACCTTCGCCTGGCGCCCCTCCGCCCGGCCGGGCCGGCCCAAGGGCGGAGACGCCCTCGGCCTGCGCGCCGCTTTCGCGATGCTCAGGGCCAGATTCGTTACGCCCTGA
- a CDS encoding NLP/P60 protein (PFAM: NLP/P60 protein), protein MPSENPSISRGPAADSFTGGGRPAAAFHLDGPTRRLDPRINAYRPDIADVALAGTLFAPHYAAPMPAMAGGVAAMMRKAASADAEAVSQLLPGEDFAILDLTGGWAWGFSVHDHYVGYVDARLLAPVVPATHRVHVREALRFAGPSIKAPMLGTLPFGTRLSGEMRDDGFLATGDGFVHARHVVAADTLSDDPVGVAEGLLGAPYLWGGRGADGIDCSGLVQVALAACGIAAPRDTDMQRETLGTPLPEEARLRRGDVVSFPGHVGLMVDEDRLIHANAHWMSVVIEPLADVVARLQPHHDRPILGRRRLYP, encoded by the coding sequence ATGCCTTCGGAAAATCCATCGATCTCGAGAGGGCCCGCGGCTGACAGCTTCACCGGCGGCGGCCGGCCCGCCGCCGCCTTCCATCTCGACGGACCGACCCGCAGGCTCGATCCGCGGATCAACGCCTATCGCCCCGACATCGCCGACGTGGCGCTCGCGGGCACCCTGTTCGCCCCCCATTATGCCGCGCCGATGCCGGCGATGGCGGGCGGCGTCGCGGCGATGATGCGCAAGGCCGCCAGCGCCGACGCGGAGGCGGTCTCCCAGCTCCTGCCGGGCGAGGACTTCGCCATCCTCGACCTGACCGGCGGCTGGGCCTGGGGCTTTTCGGTCCACGACCATTATGTCGGCTATGTCGACGCGCGGCTGCTGGCGCCGGTCGTCCCGGCCACCCACCGCGTCCATGTCCGCGAGGCGCTGCGCTTCGCCGGCCCGTCGATCAAGGCGCCGATGCTGGGCACCCTGCCCTTCGGCACGCGGCTGTCCGGGGAGATGCGCGACGACGGCTTCCTCGCGACCGGGGACGGCTTCGTCCATGCGCGCCACGTCGTCGCGGCCGACACGCTGTCCGACGATCCGGTGGGCGTCGCCGAAGGGCTGCTCGGCGCGCCCTATCTGTGGGGCGGGCGCGGCGCGGACGGCATCGACTGTTCGGGGCTGGTCCAGGTCGCCCTCGCCGCCTGCGGCATCGCCGCCCCGCGCGACACCGACATGCAACGCGAGACGCTGGGCACGCCGCTGCCCGAGGAGGCCCGCCTCCGACGCGGGGACGTCGTCAGCTTTCCCGGCCATGTCGGCCTGATGGTGGACGAGGACCGGCTGATCCATGCCAATGCGCACTGGATGAGCGTGGTGATCGAGCCCCTCGCCGACGTCGTCGCCCGCCTGCAACCCCATCATGACCGGCCGATCCTGGGCCGGCGGAGACTATATCCATGA
- a CDS encoding phosphoribosylaminoimidazole-succinocarboxamide synthase (TIGRFAM: phosphoribosylaminoimidazole-succinocarboxamide synthase~PFAM: SAICAR synthetase) has translation MTRRRQIYEGKAKILYEGPEPGTLIQYFKDDATAFNAQKKGTINGKGVLNNRISEHIFTMLGTIGVATHFIRRLNMREQLIRQVEIVPIEVVVRNVAAGSLTKRLGIEEGTQLPRTIIEYYYKDDALGDPMVADEHIACFGWASQEEMHDIADMAIRVNDFMCGLFAGIGIRLVDFKLEFGRFWDNDYSRVILADEISPDGCRLWDMATGEKLDKDRFRQDLGGEVEAYQEIARRLGLMPDGENMILDLESHRKNRGK, from the coding sequence ATGACCCGCCGCCGCCAGATCTACGAAGGCAAGGCCAAGATCCTGTACGAGGGCCCCGAGCCCGGCACGCTGATCCAGTATTTCAAGGACGACGCCACCGCGTTCAACGCCCAGAAGAAGGGCACGATCAACGGCAAGGGCGTGCTCAACAACCGCATCTCCGAGCATATCTTCACGATGCTCGGCACGATCGGCGTCGCGACCCATTTCATCCGCCGCCTCAACATGCGCGAGCAGCTCATCCGCCAGGTCGAGATCGTGCCGATCGAGGTCGTGGTCCGCAACGTCGCGGCCGGCTCGCTGACCAAGCGGCTGGGGATCGAGGAGGGGACCCAGCTCCCCCGCACGATCATCGAATATTATTACAAGGACGACGCGCTGGGCGATCCGATGGTCGCCGACGAGCATATCGCCTGCTTCGGCTGGGCCAGCCAGGAGGAGATGCACGACATCGCCGACATGGCGATCCGCGTGAACGACTTCATGTGCGGCCTGTTCGCCGGGATCGGCATCCGCCTGGTCGACTTCAAGCTCGAATTCGGCCGCTTCTGGGACAATGACTATAGCCGCGTCATCCTGGCCGACGAGATCAGCCCGGACGGCTGCCGGCTGTGGGACATGGCGACCGGCGAGAAGCTCGACAAGGACCGCTTCCGGCAGGACCTGGGCGGCGAGGTCGAGGCCTATCAGGAGATCGCCCGCCGGCTCGGACTGATGCCCGACGGCGAGAATATGATCCTCGACCTCGAAAGCCACCGCAAGAATCGCGGCAAGTGA
- a CDS encoding thioesterase superfamily protein (PFAM: thioesterase superfamily protein) — protein MDFDSPYAEVIGAHPNRATGEPILSVSWRPAIEGRPGFIHGGVIAGLLEMSCYEALAHEFRETGLPKVKPINIAVDYLRGGLMTETHALAQIVRIGKRVANASAMCWQDDRSKPIATARMHILIDRQG, from the coding sequence ATGGACTTCGATTCGCCCTATGCCGAGGTGATCGGCGCGCATCCCAACCGGGCGACCGGCGAGCCGATATTGAGCGTGAGCTGGCGCCCCGCGATCGAGGGACGGCCGGGCTTCATCCATGGCGGCGTGATCGCCGGCCTGCTCGAAATGTCCTGCTACGAGGCGCTCGCCCACGAATTCCGCGAAACCGGCCTGCCCAAGGTGAAGCCGATCAACATCGCGGTCGACTATCTGCGCGGCGGGCTGATGACGGAGACCCATGCGCTCGCCCAGATCGTCCGGATCGGCAAGCGCGTCGCCAATGCCAGCGCGATGTGCTGGCAGGACGACCGGTCGAAGCCGATCGCCACCGCCCGCATGCACATCCTGATCGATCGCCAGGGGTGA